The Buteo buteo chromosome 23, bButBut1.hap1.1, whole genome shotgun sequence genome includes a window with the following:
- the ENTR1 gene encoding endosome-associated-trafficking regulator 1 translates to MAAGPGPAEPNPFSFREFVRSKARSCEEAGGAHQAARPGPSLGPLLFPDPAPPGEAEDEEEEEEWSGSYQPLVVEQAHLPVAGPTSPSAGSFFCEGAGLAGGKDPSVACLRAPPGPGFHSLRQPSYEELKEENASLRSKINKLQIFSETQADKMRKLEKKLEENKIKEEKEAQDLEAMVQHVEQNLQLMTKRAVKAENNATKLKQENALLQVQLKNYKTENEALRSGQSASLAVVKQNADLALQNLLTVITNSRSSIKQLVSGAESLQLVADLLKSIDRISEVSEDRQ, encoded by the exons ATGGCGGCGGGTCCGGGTCCGGCCGAGCCCAACCCCTTCTCCTTCCGCGAGTTCGTCCGCAGCAAGGCGCGGAGCTGTGAGGAGGCAGGCGGTGCTCATCAG GCGGCGCGGCCCGGTCCAAGCCTCGGCCCCCTCTTATTCCCGGATCCGGCGCCGCCCGGAGAGGcggaggacgaggaggaggaggaggaatggagCGGGAGCTACCAGCCCTTGGTCGTGGAGCAGGCCCACCTCCCCGTCGCGGGCCCCACCTCGCCCTCCGCCGGCTCCTTCTTCTGTGAGGGCGCGGGGCTGGCAGGCGGCAAGGACCCGAGCGTGGCCTGCCTCAGAGCCCCCCCAGGGCCGGGCTTTCACTCCCTTCGGCAGCCCAGCTACGAGGAG ctgaAAGAAGAGAATGCCAGTTTGAGAAGCAAGATCAATAAGCTTCAGATTTTCTCTGAAACTCAAGCAGACAA gatGAGGAAACTTGAAAAGAAGCTTGAGgagaacaaaattaaagaagaaaaagaagcacaaGATTTGGAAGCAATGGTGCAGCACGTGGAACAGAATCTCCAGCTGATGACT AAACGGGctgttaaagcagaaaacaatgctacaaaactgaaacaggaaaatgcGCTACTTCAG GTTCAGCTGAAGAATTACAAGACAGAGAATGAAGCCTTGAGGTCGGGCCAGTCAGCGAGTCTGGCTGTGGTGAAACAGAACGCAGACCTTGCCTTACAGAACCTTCTCACGGTTATAACAAACTCCCGGTCTTCGATCAA GCAGCTGGTCTCTGGAGCAGAATCGCTGCAGCTCGTTGCTGATCTCCTTAAATCAATAGACAGAATTTCTGAAGTGTCAGAAGACAGACAGTGA